From a region of the Methylocystis hirsuta genome:
- the trpB gene encoding tryptophan synthase subunit beta, whose product MNKPIPNSFRAGPDENGRFGIFGGRFVAETLMPLVLDLEEAYEKAKIDPAFHEELAGLHKHYVGRPSPLYFAERITDYVRERAGEDKGAKVYFKRDELNHTGAHKINNVLGQILLARRMGKKRIIAETGAGQHGVATATACARFGLDCVVYMGAVDVERQKPNVFRMKMLGAEVIPVQSGARTLKDAMNEALRDWVTNVADTFYCIGTAAGPHPYPAMVRDFQSIIGNETRVQMQEMEGRLPDSLVACIGGGSNAIGLFHPFLDDASVEIYGVEAAGHGVDVPNGHAASLTGGRPGVLHGNRTYLLMDDDGQILEGHSISAGLDYPGIGPEHSWLHEIGRVKYLNATDKEALNAFQLCSKLEGIIPALEPSHALAKVFELAAQKPRDHLMVMNMCGRGDKDIFTVAEHLGGM is encoded by the coding sequence TTGAACAAGCCGATTCCCAATTCCTTCCGCGCCGGCCCGGATGAAAACGGCCGCTTCGGCATTTTCGGCGGGCGTTTCGTCGCCGAAACGCTGATGCCGCTCGTGCTCGATCTCGAAGAAGCGTACGAGAAGGCGAAGATCGATCCGGCTTTTCACGAGGAGCTCGCCGGCCTTCACAAACATTACGTCGGGCGCCCCTCGCCGCTCTATTTCGCCGAGCGCATCACCGACTATGTGCGTGAGCGCGCGGGCGAGGACAAAGGCGCCAAGGTCTATTTCAAGCGCGACGAGCTCAATCACACCGGCGCGCATAAGATCAACAATGTGCTCGGGCAAATCCTGCTCGCGCGGCGCATGGGCAAGAAGCGCATCATCGCCGAGACGGGCGCCGGCCAGCATGGCGTCGCCACCGCCACCGCCTGCGCGCGCTTTGGCCTCGACTGCGTCGTCTATATGGGCGCGGTCGACGTCGAGCGGCAAAAGCCCAACGTCTTCCGCATGAAGATGCTCGGCGCCGAAGTCATTCCCGTGCAGTCGGGCGCGCGCACGCTCAAGGACGCGATGAATGAGGCGCTGCGCGACTGGGTGACGAATGTCGCCGACACTTTCTACTGCATCGGCACGGCGGCGGGGCCGCATCCCTATCCGGCGATGGTGCGCGATTTTCAGTCGATCATCGGCAATGAGACTCGCGTCCAGATGCAGGAGATGGAGGGGCGGCTTCCCGATTCGCTCGTCGCCTGCATCGGCGGCGGCTCCAACGCCATCGGCCTGTTTCATCCGTTTCTCGACGACGCAAGCGTCGAGATCTACGGCGTCGAGGCGGCGGGCCATGGCGTCGATGTGCCGAACGGCCATGCGGCCTCGCTCACCGGCGGACGGCCGGGCGTGCTGCATGGCAACCGCACCTATTTGCTGATGGACGACGACGGCCAGATTCTCGAAGGCCATTCGATTTCGGCGGGCCTCGATTACCCCGGCATCGGCCCGGAACATTCCTGGCTGCATGAGATCGGCCGCGTGAAATATCTGAACGCCACCGACAAGGAGGCGCTCAACGCCTTTCAGCTGTGCTCGAAGCTCGAAGGCATCATCCCGGCGCTCGAGCCCTCTCACGCGCTCGCGAAAGTATTCGAACTCGCGGCGCAGAAGCCGCGCGATCATCTGATGGTGATGAATATGTGCGGCCGCGGCGACAAGGACATTTTCACCGTCGCCGAACATCTGGGCGGGATGTGA
- a CDS encoding phosphoribosylanthranilate isomerase, producing MSSTIVKICGLSSPETLLAAIGAGADMAGFVFFEKSPRHIDLETARTLGRLADGRISKVALAVNADDAALQDIIDALAPDYLQLHGHEPPARVAKVKARFGLPVIKAAGVATSGDVEAARAYEDIADVILFDAKPAPNAAVPGGAGVAFDWSLLRGVAAKHWMLSGGLTPENVAEAIRLTGARAVDVSSGVERERGVKDAAKISAFVKAARLS from the coding sequence ATGTCGTCAACCATCGTCAAAATCTGCGGTCTTTCGTCGCCCGAGACGCTTCTCGCGGCGATCGGAGCCGGCGCGGACATGGCGGGCTTCGTCTTCTTCGAGAAAAGCCCGCGCCATATCGACCTCGAGACCGCCCGCACGCTGGGGCGCCTCGCCGACGGGCGCATCAGCAAAGTCGCGCTCGCCGTCAACGCTGACGACGCCGCGCTCCAGGACATCATCGACGCGCTCGCGCCCGACTATCTCCAGCTTCACGGGCATGAGCCGCCGGCGCGGGTCGCTAAGGTGAAGGCGCGCTTCGGCCTGCCGGTCATCAAGGCGGCGGGCGTCGCGACGTCCGGCGATGTCGAGGCGGCGCGCGCCTATGAAGACATCGCCGACGTCATTCTGTTTGACGCCAAGCCCGCGCCGAACGCAGCGGTTCCCGGCGGCGCCGGCGTCGCTTTCGACTGGTCTCTGCTGCGCGGAGTCGCTGCGAAACATTGGATGCTTTCGGGAGGACTCACGCCCGAGAATGTGGCGGAAGCGATACGCCTAACCGGCGCCCGCGCGGTGGACGTCTCTTCGGGCGTCGAGCGCGAACGCGGCGTCAAGGACGCGGCGAAGATCAGCGCATTTGTTAAAGCAGCGCGGCTTTCATAG
- a CDS encoding mannose-1-phosphate guanylyltransferase/mannose-6-phosphate isomerase, translated as MKKILPVIMCGGSGTRVWPESRETLPKQFIPLIGERSTFQTTMAMLADPAFERPIVVSNFDYRFLIADQLREIGAQADVVLEPSRRDSGPAVAVAAGLAARRAPDTVVVVLAADHVVRDTAGLVDLCKRAGVAAAEGYIVTLGVKPDGPATGYGYLRPGAPLESCCEVYKLDAFVEKPDRATAQDYVDAGYFWNSGNFIFRADVMQSEIAQFEPGIFAAAEAAIEAARQDLGFMILNAEAFAHAPKKSIDYAVMEKTDKAALIPADIGWSDVGTWRAVWELSERDANGNSVRGHGVVMNARNVHVRSEDTLTTVVGVDDIIVVTTQDAVLVLSHEHGDQVKQLVEQLRSENRREAGEHKRIFRPWGYYQGIDEGQRYQVKRIVVKPGQRLSLQKHFHRAEHWIVVRGTAEVGRDEQIHLVHENESIYLPIGSKHRLTNPGKIDLELIEVQTGSYLGEDDIVRFEDAYNRG; from the coding sequence ATGAAGAAGATATTGCCCGTTATTATGTGCGGCGGATCGGGGACGCGGGTGTGGCCCGAGTCGCGCGAGACGCTTCCCAAGCAGTTTATTCCGCTCATTGGCGAGCGCTCCACCTTCCAAACGACGATGGCGATGCTGGCCGACCCGGCGTTCGAACGGCCGATCGTCGTCTCTAATTTCGACTACCGCTTCCTCATCGCCGACCAACTGCGCGAGATCGGCGCGCAAGCCGACGTCGTGCTGGAGCCGTCGCGCCGCGACTCGGGTCCGGCGGTCGCCGTCGCGGCGGGCCTCGCCGCGCGCCGCGCGCCCGACACAGTCGTCGTCGTGCTCGCCGCCGACCATGTCGTGCGCGACACGGCGGGCCTCGTCGATCTGTGCAAGCGGGCGGGGGTCGCCGCCGCCGAAGGCTATATCGTCACGCTGGGGGTCAAGCCCGACGGCCCCGCGACGGGATATGGCTATCTGCGCCCCGGCGCGCCGCTCGAATCGTGTTGCGAAGTCTACAAACTCGACGCGTTCGTTGAAAAGCCGGACCGCGCAACGGCGCAGGACTATGTCGACGCCGGCTATTTCTGGAACAGCGGCAACTTCATCTTTCGCGCCGACGTCATGCAGTCGGAGATTGCGCAATTCGAGCCCGGCATTTTCGCCGCCGCCGAAGCGGCGATCGAAGCGGCCCGCCAGGACCTCGGCTTCATGATTTTGAACGCCGAAGCCTTCGCGCACGCGCCGAAGAAATCGATCGACTACGCCGTGATGGAAAAGACCGACAAAGCGGCGCTGATTCCCGCCGACATCGGCTGGTCCGACGTCGGCACCTGGCGCGCCGTCTGGGAATTGTCGGAGCGCGACGCAAACGGCAATTCGGTGCGCGGCCATGGCGTCGTCATGAACGCCCGCAACGTCCATGTGCGCTCCGAGGACACGCTGACCACCGTCGTCGGCGTCGACGACATCATCGTCGTGACGACGCAGGACGCCGTGCTGGTGCTTAGCCATGAGCATGGCGATCAGGTCAAACAGCTCGTCGAGCAGCTGCGCAGCGAAAACCGGCGCGAAGCGGGAGAGCACAAGCGCATTTTTCGGCCATGGGGCTATTATCAAGGGATCGACGAAGGCCAGCGCTATCAGGTGAAGCGCATCGTGGTGAAGCCGGGCCAACGCCTGTCGCTGCAGAAGCATTTCCACCGCGCCGAACATTGGATCGTGGTGCGCGGCACGGCGGAGGTCGGCCGCGACGAGCAAATCCATCTCGTCCACGAAAACGAATCGATCTATCTGCCGATTGGCAGCAAGCACCGCCTGACCAATCCCGGCAAGATCGATCTGGAGCTGATCGAAGTGCAGACCGGCTCCTATCTTGGCGAAGACGATATCGTCCGCTTCGAAGACGCCTATAATCGCGGGTAG